The following coding sequences lie in one Rutidosis leptorrhynchoides isolate AG116_Rl617_1_P2 chromosome 6, CSIRO_AGI_Rlap_v1, whole genome shotgun sequence genomic window:
- the LOC139853553 gene encoding DNA (cytosine-5)-methyltransferase 1B-like, whose product MQKRLNHEPSITIIYNTNNIICYTTTRNHGSLAALVRSMRGSKNFPNGVSIRDLIISWGGFIYEQLVGLDDAPNSTDKPFVEMPVLESLRDESKKHQECVNVPVVGSKNGTLKIGDGEKVNQSNGHAPGAVEDEDMKLARVLQENENWQSMKQTKRQRHANSSSKFYVQINEDEIANDYPLPAYYKNTLQDEADEYVIFDDFETDDPDQLPRSMLHNWSLYNCDSRLISLELLPMKPCADIDVTVFGSGVMTADDGSGFCLDDEAGSASGSSSALNEDGIPIYLSAIKEWMIEFGSSMVFISIRTDMAWYRLGKPSKQYAPWYNTVLKTARLAIAIITLLKEQTRASKLSFAEVIKRLSEFEKNHPAHVSSNPAIVERFVVVHGQIILQQFAEFPDETIRKCAFVSGLEDKMEERHHTKWLVKKKKILTKESNLNPRAGLGPVVSKRKAMPATTTRFINRIWGEFYSNYSPEEVKEGDSVDVKKDEEEDEQEENEQEDCEEPEEENTVAVQVSPKLPPASKEKKTRGSKTDIRWVGSAVGKLSGEKTLYKEAVVREKVVALGSSVMVDDSIYFVEYLFEDSDSRKFVHGRLMLKGCETVLGNIANERELFLTNDCVDLELDDSIQTVVVNIRTLPWGHEHRKANAEFEKLDRAKAEDRKNKGLPVEYYCKSLYWPQRGAFFALKTDKMGIGNGICDSCKVVEDEEKSEVFEVNESKTGFKYMGNEYNVDDFLYVGPCHFDSDDKSNGTFKGGRNVGLKPFVVCQLMRIESSKNVKRVDPESVMVEVRRFYRPEDLSADKAYLSDIQELYYCEEVHKLPVSALEGKCEVKRKKDVSSLDGTYVVEHVFFCERLYDPDKGSLKQLPVNIKLSPPKESMVNEAAIRKRKGKSKEGEQDIEMTDNQKNSGLKNRLVTLDIFAGCGGLSEGLQKAGASVTKWAIEYEQPAGDAFKLNHPDALTFVQNCNVILRAIMTACGDTDDCISTSEAEEMAAKLDDDMIKNLPRPGQVDFINGGPPCQGFSGMNRFNQSTWSKVQCEMILAFLSFAEYFRPKFFLLENVRNFVSFNKGQTFRLALASLLEMGYQVRFGILEAGAFGVSQSRKRAFIWAASPEEILPEWPEPMHVFASPQLRVTLNDNTQYGAVRSTASGAPFRAITVRDTIGDLPPVGNGASATTMEYKNEAISWFQKRIRGDTCSLTDHISKEMNELNVIRCQRIPKCPGADWRDLPAEKVKLSTGQMVDLIPWCLPNTAKRHNQWKGLFGRLDWEGNFPTSITDPQPMGKVGMCFHPDQDRILTVRECARSQGFPDGYKFSGNIQHKHKQIGNAVPPPLAYALGRKLKEAIEAKQKQLAN is encoded by the exons ATGCAAAAACGATTAAACCACGAAC ctagcataacaataatatataacacgaacaatataatatgctacactacaacacgcaACCATGGTTCACTTGCTGCACTTGTTCGCTCAATGAGAGGGAGTAAGAATTTCCCAAACGGAGTGTCGATTCGGGATTTGATCATTTCGTGGGGCGGGTTTATTTATGAGCAACTTGTCGGGCTAGATGATGCACCTAATAGTACCGATAAGCCCTTTGTTGAAATGCCGGTTCTTGAATCACTAAGGGACGAAAGCAAAAAACATCAAGAGTGTGTAAATGTTCCAGTTGTAGGATCAAAGAATGGAACCTTAAAGATTGGGGATGGAGAAAAAGTCAATCAGTCAAATGGGCATGCACCTGGTGCTGTTGAAGATGAAGACATGAAGTTGGCTCGGGTTTTGCAAGAAAATGAAAACTGGCAGTCAATGAAGCAGACAAAACGCCAAAGGCACGCCAATTCATCGAGCAAGTTTTATGTTCAGATAAACGAAGATGAAATAGCAAATGATTATCCACTCCCTGCGTATTACAAAAATACTCTACAAGATGAAGCAGATGAGTATGTAATCTTTGATGATTTCGAAACAGATGACCCGGATCAACTACCAAGAAGCATGCTTCACAACTGGTCACTTTATAACTGTGACTCAAGATTGATTTCGCTTGAGCTTCTTCCTATGAAGCCATGTGCTGATATTGATGTCACTGTGTTTGGTTCGGGTGTAATGACTGCTGATGATGGAAGTGGGTTCTGTTTGGATGATGAAGCCGGTAGTGCATCAGGTTCATCTAGTGCACTAAATGAAGATGGCATCCCTATTTACTTGAGTGCTATAAAGGAGTGGATGATTGAATTTGGATCATCAATGGTTTTTATTTCAATCCGAACTGATATGGCCTG GTACAGACTAGGAAAGCCTTCAAAGCAGTATGCCCCTTGGTATAATACAGTACTTAAGACTGCAAGGCTTGCTATAGCAATTATCACGTTGCTGAAAGAGCAAACACGTGCATCAAAGTTGTCATTTGCTGAAGTCATAAAGAGATTATCTGAATTTGAAAAGAACCACCCTGCTCATGTATCTTCAAACCCTGCAATCGTGGAGAGGTTTGTAGTGGTGCATGGTCAAATTATCTTGCAACAATTTGCAGAGTTTCCAGATGAAACAATAAGAAAGTGTGCTTTTGTGTCGGGTCTTGAAGATAAAATGGAGGAAAGACATCACACCAAGTGGTTAGTGAAGAAAAAGAAAATCTTGACAAAAGAATCAAATCTGAATCCACGAGCTGGACTGGGGCCCGTTGTATCGAAACGTAAGGCAATGCCTGCAACCACAACACGATTCATAAACAGGATCTGGGGTGAGTTTTATTCAAATTACTCACCTGAAGAGGTAAAAGAGGGTGATTCTGTTGATGTGAAAAAAGATGAAGAGGAAGATGAACAAGAAGAAAACGAGCAGGAAGATTGTGAAGAACCTGAAGAAGAAAACACAGTTGCTGTACAAGTATCACCCAAACTGCCACCTGCATCCAAGGAAAAGAAAACCCGTGGGTCGAAAACTGACATCAGGTGGGTCGGGTCAGCAGTTGGGAAGTTATCTGGTGAAAAGACTCTTTATAAGGAGGCAGTTGTTAGAGAAAAGGTGGTTGCTTTAGGTAGTTCAGTGATGGTTGATGATTCTATTTATTTTGTAGAATACTTATTTGAAGACTCTGATTCTAGAAAATTTGTTCATGGCCGATTGATGTTGAAAGGCTGTGAAACTGTTCTTGGCAACATAGCAAATGAAAGAGAGTTGTTTTTGACCAATGATTGTGTGGATCTTGAACTTGATGATTCTATACAAACTGTGGTGGTGAATATAAGAACATTGCCATGGGGTCATGAACATCGAAAAGCTAATGCAGAGTTTGAAAAATTGGATAGAGCAAAGGCTGAAGATAGGAAAAATAAAGGGTTACCGGTTGAGTATTATTGTAAGAGTTTATATTGGCCTCAAAGAGGTGCTTTCTTTGCTCTAAAAACTGATAAAATGGGAATCGGAAATGGGATTTGTGATTCTTGTAAAGTTGTGGAAGATGAGGAAAAAAGTGAGGTTTTTGAGGTGAATGAATCCAAGACAGGGTTTAAGTACATGGGAAATGAGTATAATGTTGATGATTTTCTGTATGTTGGTCCTTGTCATTTTGATTCAGATGATAAGAGTAATGGAACTTTTAAAGGTGGGAGGAATGTAGGCCTGAAACCGTTCGTTGTTTGCCAGTTGATGCGGATTGAATCCTCCAAAAATGTAAAACGGGTCGACCCAGAATCAGTAATGGTTGAAGTCAGAAGATTTTATAGACCTGAGGATTTGTCTGCAGACAAAGCATACCTGTCTGACATTCAAGAG ttatattactgtgaagaagTGCATAAGTTGCCAGTTTCAGCCTTAGAAGGAAAATGTGAAGTTAAAAGAAAGAAAGACGTCTCTTCTTTGGATGGCACGTATGTTGTTGAGCATGTCTTCTTTTGTGAACGTCTTTATGATCCAGATAAGGGTTCTCTAAAGCAG TTACCTGTTAACATCAAGCTTAGTCCTCCGAAAGAGAGCATGGTCAATGAAGCTGCAATTAGAAAGAGAAAAGGGAAGTCTAAAGAAGGAGAACAAGATATTGAAATGACCGACAATCAAAAAAATTCGGGTCTGAAGAATCGTTTAGTCACATTAGATATTTTTGCTGGGTGCGGTGGCTTATCTGAAGGCCTACAAAAAGCTG GGGCATCGGTAACCAAATGGGCTATTGAATATGAACAACCTGCTGGAGATGCATTCAAACTTAATCATCCTGATGCACTCACATTTGTGCAAAATTGCAATGTCATACTAAG GGCTATTATGACAGCATGTGGGGACACAGATGACTGTATTTCGACTTCCGAGGCTGAAGAAATGGCTGCGAAGCTTGATGATGACATGATCAAAAATCTTCCTCGACCCGGACAAGTCGATTTCATTAATGGTGGCCCTCCATGCCAG GGGTTTTCTGGCATGAACAGGTTCAATCAAAGTACCTGGAGTAAGGTTCAGTGTGAAATGATATTAGCATTTTTATCGTTTGCTGAGTACTTCCGCCCCAAATTTTTCTTATTAGAAAATGTTAGGAACTTCGTGTCCTTCAACAAGGGCCAAACGTTTCGTTTAGCACTTGCATCACTGCTCGAAATGGGTTATCAG GTGAGATTTGGAATACTGGAGGCTGGGGCTTTTGGTGTATCTCAATCACGTAAACGTGCATTCATATGGGCAGCCTCTCCTGAAGAAATATTGCCTGAGTGGCCCGAACCTATGCATGTTTTTGCTAGTCCTCAACTTCGGGTCACACTGAACGATAATACCCAATATGGTGCTGTTAGAAGTACTGCATCTGGTGCCCCGTTTCGTGCAATAACTGTTAGAGATACAATTGGTGATCTTCCCCCTGTTGGAAATGGAGCTTCTGCAACAACTATGGAG TACAAGAACGAGGCCATCTCATGGTTTCAAAAGAGAATCAGGGGAGACACGTGTTCACTAACAGACCATATATCAAAAGAAATGAACGAGTTGAATGTGATTAGGTGTCAAAGAATTCCTAAATGCCCCGGTGCTGACTGGCGAGACCTCCCTGCAGAAAAG GTTAAGTTGTCAACTGGGCAAATGGTGGACCTTATACCATGGTGTTTACCAAACACTGCCAAAAGGCATAACCAGTGGAAAGGTCTGTTTGGACGGCTTGACTGGGAGGGAAATTTTCCAACTTCTATTACTGATCCTCAACCTATGGGTAAGGTTGGCATGTGTTTCCACCCTGACCAGGACCGCATTCTCACCGTTCGTGAATGTGCTCGATCTCAG GGTTTCCCAGATGGCTACAAGTTTTCTGGCAACATTCAGCATAAGCACAAGCAGATTGGAAATGCAGTGCCTCCTCCATTAGCATATGCATTGGGTAGGAAACTCAAGGAAGCAATCGAAGCAAAACAGAAACAGTTAGCCAACTGA